The sequence AGGGGCTTCTCGTTATTTTGACATAATGAATATTCATAATTACGCTAATAAAGACAGAGAGCCAGAAAGGTTGATTCCCTATTTTAAGAAATTAAATGATTATTTTATAAGGTATAAGATAAATAAAAAGGTTTGGCTAACAGAAACTGGCTGTACAACAATGAAAGGTTGGGCATCCGAGATGACTCAAAGTATTAGATTACCTCGTATATTTATTATCTCTTTTGCATGTGGAATTGAAAAAGTATTTTGGTATAAAACACGTTCAAATGAAATTAACAAAAATGATAAGGAATGTTTTTTTGGTTTAGTGCATAAAGATTATACTCCCAAACCTGCGTATTATTCATACAAAACACTTATTAAAATATGCCCAAACAGATCTACAAGGCCGAAGTTGGAAAAAAATGGGAATGTTTATTCTGCAACATGGAAAAGGCCTGATGGAAAAAATGTGTGGGCTTTGTGGACTTCGAAATCGGAGGAGGTAGTAAAACTTAATATAAAAGGTAAGTACAAAATATATAACTTAAATGGGGATGAGCAATCTTATAACAGCTGTGATTATACGATTACTCCATCCATAATATATATTGTCGGTGCCAAGAATGTTGACATCGTGAACTAATCGTGATTATTTATGAAAATTTTACAAATAGCAAAGAGTTTAAAATGAAGAAAATACTCTTTATTGGTGGTGCCGGTTTTATTGGCTCGAACCTGATTAAAGGTTTGCCGAATGACAAATATGAAATTCATGTCTGTGAGCCAGCGGTTGAATATACAAAGCGGCTTAACGGTCTGCCTGTGAGATTACATATTACTTCAATAAACGACATTAAAGATTTGGCTAGGATCATTGAGGAATATGAGATTGACGTCGTGGTTCATTTGGTATCAACCTTAATTCCTGGCAGTACATACGAGAGTTATAAGGAAGAGTATAAGAACATGATTTTTCCTTCGATTGAATTGATGGAGATTTGTGCCGAAAGAGAGGTTAAATTTGTATATTTTTCGTCTGGTGGAACAATATATGGCAATCGTAACGATGTACTTCCCTTTGTAGAGCAGGATCCAATGGCTCCAATTTCATATTATGGATGGTCGAAACAGATGATGGAGAACAGCATTCTCTTTATGCATCGTACAAAGGGTTTAGATTATTTGATAGT is a genomic window of Xylanibacter ruminicola 23 containing:
- a CDS encoding NAD-dependent epimerase/dehydratase family protein: MKKILFIGGAGFIGSNLIKGLPNDKYEIHVCEPAVEYTKRLNGLPVRLHITSINDIKDLARIIEEYEIDVVVHLVSTLIPGSTYESYKEEYKNMIFPSIELMEICAEREVKFVYFSSGGTIYGNRNDVLPFVEQDPMAPISYYGWSKQMMENSILFMHRTKGLDYLIVRPSNPYGHGQNLFGKQGLVAVAIGKILKGEPVEVWGDGSAVRDYIYIDDLAKVFLQLIEKDVKNTTLNIGAGRGYSVNDVLAFLKIVSGKDFKIEYKNPRPVDVSNMVLDITNLRKYVDISYTPFMEGIKVFYNESKDKTI